From a region of the Marmota flaviventris isolate mMarFla1 chromosome 13, mMarFla1.hap1, whole genome shotgun sequence genome:
- the Paxx gene encoding protein PAXX isoform X4, with the protein MVPPPLSPPLCTLPPGPGPPRFVCYCEREESGDADCGGFNLYVTDAAQLWSTSFSRDSLAALKARFGLSETEDITSRFRGAINTGLRPLQGAGYRGSPQVAGTDPGPGRARMQPGEATGSCGKDSCQPQEESPASGISTLLTRPRSPERWSWTWGQETVSRGIPHQPWLQK; encoded by the exons ATGGTGCCGCCGCCGCTGTCGCCTCCGCTCTGCACGCTGCCGCCTGGCCCGGGCCCACCCCGTTTCGTGTGCTACTGCGAGCGGGAGGAGAGTGGGGACGCAGACTGCGGCGGCTTCAACCTCTA TGTCACCGACGCCGCGCAGCTCTGGAGCACCAGCTTCTCGCGGGACAGCCTGGCGGCCCTC AAAGCCCGCTTTGGTCTTAGTGAAACTGAGGACATCACCTCCCGGTTCAG GGGGGCCATCAACACTGGTCTTCGACCTCTCCAAGGTGCCGGGTATAGAGGCAGCCCCCAGGTTGCAGGCACTGACCCTGGGCCTGGCAGAGCGCGTATGCAGCCTGGAGAAGCAACTGGCAG CTGTGGAAAAGACAGCTGCCAGCCCCAGGAAGAGTCCCCAGCCAGCGGGATCTCAACTCTTCTTACCAG ACCCCGATCCCCAGAGAGGTGGTCCTGGACCTGGGGTCAGGAAACGGTGTCCAGGGGAATCCCTCATCAACCCTGGCTTCAAAAG taA
- the Paxx gene encoding protein PAXX isoform X2, with the protein MVPPPLSPPLCTLPPGPGPPRFVCYCEREESGDADCGGFNLYVTDAAQLWSTSFSRDSLAALKARFGLSETEDITSRFRTACHHQGVTLSFQEDRASLTLSGGPSTLVFDLSKVPGIEAAPRLQALTLGLAERVCSLEKQLAAVEKTAASPRKSPQPAGSQLFLPDPDPQRGGPGPGVRKRCPGESLINPGFKRSQLVA; encoded by the exons ATGGTGCCGCCGCCGCTGTCGCCTCCGCTCTGCACGCTGCCGCCTGGCCCGGGCCCACCCCGTTTCGTGTGCTACTGCGAGCGGGAGGAGAGTGGGGACGCAGACTGCGGCGGCTTCAACCTCTA TGTCACCGACGCCGCGCAGCTCTGGAGCACCAGCTTCTCGCGGGACAGCCTGGCGGCCCTC AAAGCCCGCTTTGGTCTTAGTGAAACTGAGGACATCACCTCCCGGTTCAG AACAGCCTGCCATCATCAAGGGGTGACTCTGAGCTTTCAGGAGGATAGAGCATCCCTGACACTTTCAGGGGGGCCATCAACACTGGTCTTCGACCTCTCCAAGGTGCCGGGTATAGAGGCAGCCCCCAGGTTGCAGGCACTGACCCTGGGCCTGGCAGAGCGCGTATGCAGCCTGGAGAAGCAACTGGCAG CTGTGGAAAAGACAGCTGCCAGCCCCAGGAAGAGTCCCCAGCCAGCGGGATCTCAACTCTTCTTACCAG ACCCCGATCCCCAGAGAGGTGGTCCTGGACCTGGGGTCAGGAAACGGTGTCCAGGGGAATCCCTCATCAACCCTGGCTTCAAAAG AAGCCAGCTGGTGGCGTAG
- the Paxx gene encoding protein PAXX isoform X1: MVPPPLSPPLCTLPPGPGPPRFVCYCEREESGDADCGGFNLYVTDAAQLWSTSFSRDSLAALKARFGLSETEDITSRFRTACHHQGVTLSFQEDRASLTLSGGPSTLVFDLSKVPGIEAAPRLQALTLGLAERVCSLEKQLAAVEKTAASPRKSPQPAGSQLFLPDPDPQRGGPGPGVRKRCPGESLINPGFKSKKPAGGVDFDET, encoded by the exons ATGGTGCCGCCGCCGCTGTCGCCTCCGCTCTGCACGCTGCCGCCTGGCCCGGGCCCACCCCGTTTCGTGTGCTACTGCGAGCGGGAGGAGAGTGGGGACGCAGACTGCGGCGGCTTCAACCTCTA TGTCACCGACGCCGCGCAGCTCTGGAGCACCAGCTTCTCGCGGGACAGCCTGGCGGCCCTC AAAGCCCGCTTTGGTCTTAGTGAAACTGAGGACATCACCTCCCGGTTCAG AACAGCCTGCCATCATCAAGGGGTGACTCTGAGCTTTCAGGAGGATAGAGCATCCCTGACACTTTCAGGGGGGCCATCAACACTGGTCTTCGACCTCTCCAAGGTGCCGGGTATAGAGGCAGCCCCCAGGTTGCAGGCACTGACCCTGGGCCTGGCAGAGCGCGTATGCAGCCTGGAGAAGCAACTGGCAG CTGTGGAAAAGACAGCTGCCAGCCCCAGGAAGAGTCCCCAGCCAGCGGGATCTCAACTCTTCTTACCAG ACCCCGATCCCCAGAGAGGTGGTCCTGGACCTGGGGTCAGGAAACGGTGTCCAGGGGAATCCCTCATCAACCCTGGCTTCAAAAG taAGAAGCCAGCTGGTGGCGTAGACTTCGATGAAACCTGA
- the Clic3 gene encoding chloride intracellular channel protein 3 — protein sequence MAETTKLQLFVKASEDGESVGHCPSCQRLFMVLLLKGVPFTLTTVDTRRALDVLKDFAPGSQLPILLYDGDAKTDTLQIEEFLEETLGPPNFPSLAPRYRESNTAGNDVFHKFSAFIKNPAPGQDDALYQQLLRALARLDSYLRTPLEHEREQEPQLRESRRRFLDGDRLTLADCGLLPKLHIVDTVCAHFRQAPIPAELQGVRRYLDSALQEKEFKYTCPHSAEILAAYRPAVRPR from the exons ATGGCCGAGACCACCAAGCTCCAGCTCTTTGTGAAG gccAGTGAGGACGGGGAGAGTGTGGGGCACTGCCCTTCCTGCCAGCGGCTCTTCATGGTCCTGCTCCTCAAGGGTGTTCCCTTCACACTCACCACCGTGGACACACGCAG GGCACTGGACGTGCTGAAGGACTTTGCGCCAGGCTCACAGCTGCCCATTCTGCTCTATGATGGGGACGCCAAGACAGACACGCTGCAGATTGAAGAGTTCCTGGAGGAGACCCTTGGGCCACCCAA CTTTCCCAGCCTGGCGCCCCGTTACAGGGAGTCCAACACAGCGGGCAACGACGTCTTCCACAAATTCTCGGCATTCATTAAGAACCCAGCGCCAGGGCAGGATGATG CCCTGTACCAGCAGCTGCTGCGCGCACTCGCCAGGCTGGACAGCTACCTGCGCACACCCCTGGAGCATGAGCGGGAGCAGGAGCCACAGCTGCGCGAGTCCCGCCGTCGCTTTCTGGACGGTGACCGGCTCACGCTGGCCGACTGCGGCCTGCTGCCCAAGCTGCACATTGTGGAT ACTGTGTGCGCGCACTTCCGCCAGGCACCCATCCCTGCAGAGCTGCAGGGCGTCCGCCGCTACTTGGACAGCGCGCTGCAGGAGAAGGAGTTCAAGTACACGTGTCCCCACAGCGCCGAGATCCTGGCAGCATACCGGCCAGCTGTGCGCCCCCGTTAG
- the Paxx gene encoding protein PAXX isoform X5, with translation MSPTPRSSGAPASRGTAWRPSCKARFGLSETEDITSRFRTACHHQGVTLSFQEDRASLTLSGGPSTLVFDLSKVPGIEAAPRLQALTLGLAERVCSLEKQLAAVEKTAASPRKSPQPAGSQLFLPDPDPQRGGPGPGVRKRCPGESLINPGFKSKKPAGGVDFDET, from the exons A TGTCACCGACGCCGCGCAGCTCTGGAGCACCAGCTTCTCGCGGGACAGCCTGGCGGCCCTCGTGC AAAGCCCGCTTTGGTCTTAGTGAAACTGAGGACATCACCTCCCGGTTCAG AACAGCCTGCCATCATCAAGGGGTGACTCTGAGCTTTCAGGAGGATAGAGCATCCCTGACACTTTCAGGGGGGCCATCAACACTGGTCTTCGACCTCTCCAAGGTGCCGGGTATAGAGGCAGCCCCCAGGTTGCAGGCACTGACCCTGGGCCTGGCAGAGCGCGTATGCAGCCTGGAGAAGCAACTGGCAG CTGTGGAAAAGACAGCTGCCAGCCCCAGGAAGAGTCCCCAGCCAGCGGGATCTCAACTCTTCTTACCAG ACCCCGATCCCCAGAGAGGTGGTCCTGGACCTGGGGTCAGGAAACGGTGTCCAGGGGAATCCCTCATCAACCCTGGCTTCAAAAG taAGAAGCCAGCTGGTGGCGTAGACTTCGATGAAACCTGA
- the Paxx gene encoding protein PAXX isoform X3, protein MVPPPLSPPLCTLPPGPGPPRFVCYCEREESGDADCGGFNLYVTDAAQLWSTSFSRDSLAALKARFGLSETEDITSRFRGAINTGLRPLQGAGYRGSPQVAGTDPGPGRARMQPGEATGSCGKDSCQPQEESPASGISTLLTRPRSPERWSWTWGQETVSRGIPHQPWLQKKPAGGVDFDET, encoded by the exons ATGGTGCCGCCGCCGCTGTCGCCTCCGCTCTGCACGCTGCCGCCTGGCCCGGGCCCACCCCGTTTCGTGTGCTACTGCGAGCGGGAGGAGAGTGGGGACGCAGACTGCGGCGGCTTCAACCTCTA TGTCACCGACGCCGCGCAGCTCTGGAGCACCAGCTTCTCGCGGGACAGCCTGGCGGCCCTC AAAGCCCGCTTTGGTCTTAGTGAAACTGAGGACATCACCTCCCGGTTCAG GGGGGCCATCAACACTGGTCTTCGACCTCTCCAAGGTGCCGGGTATAGAGGCAGCCCCCAGGTTGCAGGCACTGACCCTGGGCCTGGCAGAGCGCGTATGCAGCCTGGAGAAGCAACTGGCAG CTGTGGAAAAGACAGCTGCCAGCCCCAGGAAGAGTCCCCAGCCAGCGGGATCTCAACTCTTCTTACCAG ACCCCGATCCCCAGAGAGGTGGTCCTGGACCTGGGGTCAGGAAACGGTGTCCAGGGGAATCCCTCATCAACCCTGGCTTCAAAAG AAGCCAGCTGGTGGCGTAGACTTCGATGAAACCTGA